A single window of Sulfurimonas crateris DNA harbors:
- the cas2 gene encoding CRISPR-associated endonuclease Cas2, translating into MIIVSYDISDDKLRTRFSKFLLKYGFRLQYSIFQIRNSKRILSLVSSEIKNKFEKRFGQTDSVIIFNLSEQCKITRYGYAKNDEEDLIIID; encoded by the coding sequence ATGATAATAGTTTCGTATGACATTAGTGATGACAAGCTCCGTACAAGATTTTCAAAATTTCTTTTAAAATATGGTTTTCGTTTGCAGTATTCGATATTTCAAATCCGAAACAGCAAAAGAATTTTGTCACTTGTCTCTTCTGAAATAAAAAATAAATTTGAAAAACGTTTTGGTCAAACTGATAGCGTCATTATCTTTAATCTCAGTGAACAGTGTAAAATAACGAGATATGGCTATGCAAAAAATGATGAGGAAGATCTCATAATCATCGACTAA